The following proteins are encoded in a genomic region of Cellulomonas sp. ES6:
- a CDS encoding MerR family transcriptional regulator encodes MQIGEVAERTGLSLRTIRYYGEVGLAEPSARSQGGFRLYTEPDVERLKLIMRMKPLDFSLEEMGDLLEILDGLQADGVAGETRESLLDRLRTYRAAADERARALRKKLDVAEDFRRFMYEQSGRAAADRA; translated from the coding sequence CCGAGCGCACGGGCCTGTCGCTGCGCACCATCCGCTATTACGGCGAGGTCGGGCTGGCGGAGCCGTCGGCCCGCAGCCAGGGGGGTTTCCGGCTCTACACCGAACCGGACGTCGAGCGCCTGAAGCTCATCATGCGGATGAAGCCGCTGGACTTCTCCCTGGAGGAGATGGGCGACCTGCTTGAGATCCTCGACGGGCTCCAGGCGGACGGCGTCGCCGGCGAGACCCGCGAGAGCCTGCTCGACCGGCTGCGCACCTACCGCGCGGCTGCCGACGAACGCGCCCGCGCGCTGCGCAAGAAGCTCGACGTCGCCGAGGACTTCCGTCGCTTCATGTACGAGCAGTCCGGGCGGGCCGCCGCCGACCGCGCCTGA